Sequence from the Candidatus Lokiarchaeota archaeon genome:
CGTGAGTGATTTGAGGGTAGACAATGGCACGTCCTATTGAGCTCATTTTGGACAAAGAAGAAGACGAATTAGACAAGGCCTCTATTAGAATAATCGGCCCCAATCGAGAGTCAGCGACCGAGTCCTTTGATTTGATCTGGCGTGACAAAGAAATCTGGGAGGCCGTATTCCTTTCTGCTGAGTTGAATGCTAGAGATCGAAATACTTGGCCAACGGGAAGGGCATTCAAGAAAGCAACAGAGATCGGCTTGTTTGATAAAGGTCGGCCTGCCACAGATCGCTTGAAGATTATTGGACAGAAATTGTATGGGGCTGTATTCTGTACTCAAGAGATTAGAAGTACTTTTGACTATCTACTTTTGCAAAGCGATGAAATACCCATTGTAGAACTCCATATCCAAGCTAGCGGCAGCATCCTTCAAGCGTATCCCTGGGAGCTGCTACACAATGGCCAGGACTTTCTTTTCAGAGGCAGGCGAGCAATATTGGTTCGGCATGTTGACTTAAGACAGTCAGTCACTCCAGTTGATCTAGCAGAAATGCTAGAAGTAGTTTACATCGCTCCCCGTCCAGATATGACATCTTACCCGAAATACGAAAGCCTACCTCCTCACACCAGCGACAGGCTTCCTGTGGAGGAGTTGAGTCGAGAGTATCCTAACGTCTTCAATGTGCATAGCTTACCTGTCAACACACTTGATGCCCTACACAATCACCTCAAGAGATCTGAGCAAGCAACACATGTCGTTCATATTGATACACATGGCGACTTTGGATGGTTATGTGACGAATGTAGGTCATTGAATACACCTGGTAGCAAGATTTGTTTCACATGCAAAGGACCTCGGTCGCCTGACCACAAAAGTCGAGGCTTTCTAGCTTTTGAAGCAAGCAGTGGAGAGCTAGAATGGATCGACGGAGATGATCTCGGCCTTAGACTACATAGGAGAGGCATCCCAATAGCTGTTCTTTCAGCCTGCAAGTCAGGATTTGTTGCTGGAAGAAGTACTTTCAATAGCGTAGCGGGCGCGTTGATCAAGCAAGGTATTCCGGCCGTAATAGCAATACAGCTATCTATTGACACACAGCAATCCAAGAAACTCTCCGCGATTCTCTACGAGATGTTAACTTTTGGTGCACCATTGACGGAAGCTGTAGCCGAAGCCAGGATAGGTCTATCCGATGAATCCTGGTATCGTCCTGTTCTCTATTTGAGAACCGACATAGACAACTACCGGGGCAATGTGCTCCAGCCTGTAACCTCGATGGGCAGATCTCTAGATTCATATGAATTGGCTAAAGAGCTTGCAGAGTGGAAAGTAGTCCATCACGAATGTCAAGTCTTGCTTGATGCAATTGATAAGCCACTTAGTTCTATGACTGAGTGCTACTGGAAACCCGATCCCGATGGAGCTAGACTTAACGTAGCCGGCATTGAGTGGCGAGAGCATTGCATGCCTCAATCAAAAGATATTCCGAGCGGGTGGAATTTGAGATATGCGCAAATCCCCATAATTGGCAGTTTGCCGGTGCAAGCCTCAGAGTTTAGAGACATTTCGAGAGAGCTGATGAAAGTAAAACCTAGCAGTGATGAGTTCAGGAAAGTCTACGGACGAGTTCGAGAGCTTCGTGGTGTCCTTTGGAGGTTATTGACTGTTGCAGATGATAGAATACGAAAGCTAATAGATTTACTTCATCCAGGAGACTGAATTTGTGACAGGGACAGATATCACACAGTTGAAGTCGCGCTACGTCGCTTTCATGCGAGAAGTGGAAGAGCTAGAGAAACAAGATGCTCTCGAGAAAGCAAGTATTCTCGTGAGAGATATCCGACAAGCTGGAAGCATTGTGATTGACCAAGAGCAACAAGAGGAACTCGAGAAATTGATCGTCAGACTCGGGGACGTCATTTTTGATCTTTCCGGAAAGTATCCGCTTATGCGCCTCGACCCACTCTCACCTCGTGGGGTCTGGCTGCGCCAGCTTGGTTTCAAGCTAGACCCATTCCTATATACAGATGGTGGATCTGATCCCTATCTTCAGGAGTATTTCTACAAGGTATCAGGCTTCTTTGATATTCTTGGTAGTCCGTACAGACTCGGCGTTGTTATTGTTTTCGGACCGCCAGGAAGTGGAAAGAGTAGTCTAAGGAATGTCGTAGCGCAAATGAGTCGCACTGAAGGAGTCCTATCAGTTGTGTATCGGGACTTTGGTCCGTTGGTGGATGAAATTCGGCAGGGAAGGGAAGTACAGATATACAACCACATTGAGCAGATACTGAAAGCGGCCATCAGAACCCTGGATGCAGAGCTGCGGTCAGGAACTATAGCATTGACAGAATCTGGCGAGTTAGATCAAGTCATTCGAGATCAGTTATGGTATTACGTTTCCGCTTACGAAGAGGATCCAATCATAAAACGCAATCTTAGGAGCTCTCTCAAGCCTGAAGAAGGCTTATCGGGAGAGTTGCCTATAGATCCCCGCGAATCCTTGGCTCGTTTTTGCCGGTACGTGACTGAGTTGTTT
This genomic interval carries:
- a CDS encoding CHAT domain-containing protein, whose product is MARPIELILDKEEDELDKASIRIIGPNRESATESFDLIWRDKEIWEAVFLSAELNARDRNTWPTGRAFKKATEIGLFDKGRPATDRLKIIGQKLYGAVFCTQEIRSTFDYLLLQSDEIPIVELHIQASGSILQAYPWELLHNGQDFLFRGRRAILVRHVDLRQSVTPVDLAEMLEVVYIAPRPDMTSYPKYESLPPHTSDRLPVEELSREYPNVFNVHSLPVNTLDALHNHLKRSEQATHVVHIDTHGDFGWLCDECRSLNTPGSKICFTCKGPRSPDHKSRGFLAFEASSGELEWIDGDDLGLRLHRRGIPIAVLSACKSGFVAGRSTFNSVAGALIKQGIPAVIAIQLSIDTQQSKKLSAILYEMLTFGAPLTEAVAEARIGLSDESWYRPVLYLRTDIDNYRGNVLQPVTSMGRSLDSYELAKELAEWKVVHHECQVLLDAIDKPLSSMTECYWKPDPDGARLNVAGIEWREHCMPQSKDIPSGWNLRYAQIPIIGSLPVQASEFRDISRELMKVKPSSDEFRKVYGRVRELRGVLWRLLTVADDRIRKLIDLLHPGD